One Thermosphaera aggregans DNA segment encodes these proteins:
- a CDS encoding ABC transporter permease, which translates to MQPFSSSQYKSLKPVKALVSFTILILVWELVARARVYPSYILPSFSEVAGCFLDGDYMRIVLENAVLTVIRAGAGFAVGVVVGIALGLLVVGLKIDEYVQPIASILFTLPTVVWVPLLLL; encoded by the coding sequence ATGCAACCCTTCTCGTCGAGTCAGTATAAGAGTTTAAAACCTGTGAAAGCCCTAGTATCGTTCACGATTCTCATACTAGTGTGGGAGCTCGTTGCTAGAGCCCGTGTATACCCGTCGTACATACTACCCTCCTTCAGCGAGGTTGCAGGCTGTTTCCTAGACGGGGACTATATGCGCATTGTTCTCGAAAACGCTGTTTTAACAGTGATCAGGGCTGGAGCAGGGTTTGCCGTGGGAGTAGTAGTTGGTATCGCTCTTGGATTACTAGTCGTAGGCTTGAAGATTGATGAGTATGTTCAGCCAATAGCCTCAATACTATTCACACTGCCCACTGTTGTCTGGGTTCCCCTACTACTCTTATGA
- a CDS encoding ATP-binding cassette domain-containing protein: protein MVGVSLRSIENYALHGVTVDIPSGKITAIIGPNGAGKTTMLKVIAGLTLYKGSVLFDGKPVDNTPPYRRGVAYIPQKNALFPHMTVWDNIAFPLKIKGFCENAIKDRVEWALRKLSIEHLASKHPSQLSGGEARRVAIARSLVAGGNSFLADELEQSLDAAMRLEIYEEIKRVNREEGLSIIIVTHDLNWAVNTVDKVIYLVNGRVA, encoded by the coding sequence GTGGTAGGTGTCTCGCTGAGAAGTATTGAGAACTACGCCCTGCACGGGGTTACGGTTGACATACCATCTGGTAAGATAACAGCTATTATAGGCCCTAATGGAGCCGGTAAGACAACAATGCTTAAAGTAATCGCCGGCCTGACACTGTACAAGGGAAGCGTGTTATTCGATGGGAAGCCGGTTGATAATACACCACCCTACAGAAGAGGCGTCGCATATATTCCACAGAAGAATGCGTTGTTCCCCCATATGACTGTCTGGGATAACATAGCGTTTCCATTGAAGATAAAGGGCTTCTGTGAAAACGCGATCAAAGATAGGGTTGAATGGGCCCTTAGAAAACTATCTATTGAACACCTCGCCTCGAAACACCCCTCCCAGTTAAGCGGTGGAGAGGCTAGGAGAGTTGCCATAGCTAGGTCCCTGGTGGCCGGTGGAAACTCGTTCCTGGCGGACGAGTTGGAGCAAAGCCTTGACGCTGCTATGAGGCTTGAGATATACGAAGAAATCAAAAGAGTCAATAGAGAAGAAGGATTATCAATAATTATTGTCACACACGACCTCAACTGGGCAGTGAATACTGTCGACAAAGTCATCTATCTCGTCAATGGAAGAGTAGCATAA
- a CDS encoding ABC transporter substrate-binding protein translates to MQPQEILTGLVGGYIDVAILPEPYPEVAESKGLMILLLSSEVWPDMPGSYLFTTVDYLEKNRDVLRIIADLVGEMVDEVEEDPSKAVETLSKWLDISGDDALRAIQRIQWNTSLDGDQIQAYIDFAYSKRVIKERYNATLLVESV, encoded by the coding sequence CTGCAACCGCAGGAGATATTAACAGGCCTTGTCGGCGGCTACATAGACGTTGCCATACTCCCTGAGCCATACCCGGAGGTTGCGGAGTCCAAAGGGCTTATGATACTGCTCCTGAGTAGCGAGGTCTGGCCTGACATGCCTGGAAGCTACTTGTTCACCACGGTTGATTACCTGGAGAAGAATCGGGATGTGTTGAGAATTATAGCAGACCTTGTTGGAGAGATGGTGGATGAGGTTGAGGAAGATCCTTCCAAAGCGGTTGAAACGCTATCCAAGTGGCTTGACATCAGCGGGGACGATGCGTTAAGGGCTATTCAACGTATTCAATGGAATACAAGTCTCGATGGAGACCAAATACAGGCGTACATTGACTTCGCATACTCTAAGAGAGTGATCAAGGAGAGGTATAATGCAACCCTTCTCGTCGAGTCAGTATAA
- a CDS encoding glycosyltransferase: MSGKILILHASLNVLGGGELLVLRLSQALIEQGFDVEIWTQTPVEDEKIKDLYGNVIPTRLSVRKNRLAQLIEKMSRGRFERLRRLLFYLKEIDEAMSEADLVIDTQSNVPSGADVSYIHYPAVLPPRDKAGLQWDAYNGLVNLVAKRLSKHTGRVIANSTWTACMVYKAYNVVPDIIYPPVDVEYFREVSGNAEREKLVVTVSRIVYEKNLDKILVEVAKQLPDYEFVIAGTTTEGSASVFEKLKALRDELKLTNVEFKPDIPRYELRELLGRAMFYLHPPFPEHFGISVVEAMSAGAIPIVYKDGGAWYDVVSKVSSMLGYSSISEVPSIIKSIEDDKELYSKLKEKGIENSIIFSYDNFRKSIVDKVNYILRVKKLAQEL, encoded by the coding sequence GTGTCCGGTAAAATATTGATTCTACACGCTTCTCTCAATGTTCTCGGAGGCGGGGAGTTGCTTGTACTTAGGCTCTCGCAGGCGTTGATAGAGCAGGGTTTCGACGTTGAAATATGGACTCAGACTCCTGTTGAAGATGAGAAGATTAAGGACTTGTACGGCAACGTAATCCCTACGAGGTTGAGTGTTAGAAAGAATAGGTTGGCACAGCTCATAGAAAAGATGTCCCGCGGCAGGTTTGAAAGGCTTCGCAGGCTTCTATTCTATTTAAAAGAGATAGATGAAGCTATGAGTGAAGCCGACCTCGTAATTGACACACAGAGCAATGTTCCCTCCGGGGCGGACGTGTCATACATACATTATCCCGCGGTTCTTCCGCCCAGGGATAAGGCTGGCCTTCAATGGGATGCTTACAATGGACTGGTTAACCTAGTGGCTAAAAGGTTGTCAAAACATACTGGCAGGGTTATAGCCAATTCTACCTGGACCGCGTGCATGGTTTACAAGGCATATAATGTGGTCCCGGACATTATCTACCCGCCCGTGGATGTTGAGTATTTCAGGGAGGTTTCAGGGAATGCGGAGCGAGAGAAGCTTGTTGTCACCGTTAGCAGGATTGTTTATGAGAAAAACCTTGACAAAATACTAGTTGAGGTAGCTAAGCAGTTACCGGATTACGAGTTTGTTATAGCAGGGACCACCACTGAGGGGTCTGCGTCGGTTTTTGAAAAACTGAAAGCATTAAGAGATGAGTTGAAATTAACGAATGTGGAGTTCAAGCCAGACATTCCTAGGTATGAGTTGCGGGAACTGCTTGGTAGGGCAATGTTCTATCTTCACCCGCCTTTCCCAGAACACTTTGGGATATCGGTTGTTGAAGCAATGTCAGCCGGTGCTATCCCAATAGTGTATAAGGATGGAGGTGCATGGTATGACGTGGTTAGCAAGGTTTCTAGCATGCTCGGCTATAGCAGTATAAGTGAGGTCCCAAGCATTATAAAATCAATAGAGGATGACAAGGAATTATATAGCAAGCTAAAGGAGAAGGGCATTGAGAACTCCATTATTTTCAGCTATGATAATTTTAGGAAGAGCATTGTAGATAAAGTGAATTACATATTGAGAGTTAAGAAGCTGGCACAGGAGCTGTGA
- a CDS encoding glycosyltransferase, whose product MRILALTHGLWLGGAQIATLELLELLKDKVELKVLTCDRANEEFTSRITSMGIPVHRAHCKLEAGYPVIGVNSAQSLIQWADVAWITDVEYPTARLVKNVKNIPVIAHLHSYALICPRWDSLYGRGEVCLKKCSPWRIIRCRQGHRSMLFKVGALSIGMAGMFATLDIAKGPYKYMKWVKLLNMVLESIDGYIPVSNTLWDIHVRHVPELGGKPYAVVYNPVIEPLKYVKPNPNEPYGNYIFYASGPNPVKGPHILLDAWSTVSKQFKDLKLYMVGCKDSWVEKYAKRLSLNNIVFVDKLPSRNYYHTMYKARAVVMPSIWPEAFGRIPVEANRLGVPAVVTDQGGLKEIVEDGVTGYLSKPRSEELASKIMKVLEKSFNREAIIQESYIKVDPGKQVEKMLNLVAK is encoded by the coding sequence GTGAGGATTTTAGCATTAACTCATGGCTTATGGCTTGGCGGAGCCCAAATCGCTACTTTAGAGCTACTGGAGCTCCTCAAAGATAAGGTTGAGTTGAAGGTTTTAACATGCGACCGGGCTAATGAAGAGTTCACGTCTAGAATAACCTCCATGGGGATTCCGGTGCACCGGGCCCACTGCAAGCTTGAAGCAGGCTACCCTGTGATAGGGGTTAACTCTGCCCAAAGCCTTATACAATGGGCTGACGTTGCCTGGATTACGGATGTAGAATATCCTACTGCACGACTCGTGAAAAATGTGAAGAACATTCCTGTTATAGCTCATCTTCACTCTTACGCTTTAATATGCCCTCGATGGGACTCCCTCTATGGTCGTGGCGAGGTGTGCCTAAAAAAGTGTTCTCCGTGGAGAATCATCAGGTGTAGGCAAGGCCATAGATCCATGCTCTTCAAGGTGGGGGCGTTGAGTATTGGTATGGCAGGAATGTTTGCCACTTTGGATATCGCTAAAGGACCGTACAAGTACATGAAATGGGTGAAACTGTTAAACATGGTTCTAGAAAGCATAGATGGCTATATCCCGGTCTCCAATACGCTCTGGGACATTCACGTAAGGCACGTGCCCGAGCTGGGGGGTAAACCTTACGCGGTCGTCTACAACCCAGTTATAGAACCCTTAAAGTACGTGAAGCCGAATCCCAATGAGCCCTATGGGAACTACATATTCTACGCTTCAGGCCCCAACCCTGTTAAAGGCCCACACATACTCCTGGATGCATGGTCCACCGTATCCAAGCAGTTTAAAGATTTAAAACTCTACATGGTCGGCTGCAAAGATAGTTGGGTCGAGAAATACGCTAAACGCCTAAGCTTAAACAACATTGTTTTCGTCGACAAACTCCCCAGCAGAAACTACTACCACACCATGTACAAAGCCAGAGCTGTCGTCATGCCCTCTATATGGCCCGAGGCATTTGGTAGAATACCCGTTGAGGCTAACAGGCTTGGTGTGCCGGCTGTGGTAACTGATCAAGGAGGCTTAAAGGAGATCGTTGAGGACGGGGTAACAGGTTACTTATCCAAGCCAAGAAGCGAGGAGCTGGCGAGTAAAATAATGAAGGTCCTGGAAAAAAGTTTCAATAGAGAGGCAATAATACAAGAATCCTACATAAAGGTTGATCCGGGTAAGCAAGTGGAAAAAATGCTAAACCTGGTTGCAAAATAG
- a CDS encoding pyrimidine dimer DNA glycosylase/endonuclease V, with the protein MHPKYLDRIGLVALWREGLLARRVLQGLTKGYRNHPQLARFKKYEKPLDLIDAYLYQVYLEACARGYRFSLSKIRVVELHEAVEVTRGQLIYEFNHLIRKLEKRDKAWLERIRGVDPSSIEANPVFRVVEGDVEEWEKSNNKRLKDFT; encoded by the coding sequence ATACATCCGAAATACCTGGATAGGATAGGGCTGGTAGCACTGTGGAGGGAGGGCTTGCTAGCAAGACGTGTTCTCCAGGGATTGACCAAGGGTTACAGAAACCACCCCCAGCTTGCAAGGTTTAAGAAGTATGAGAAACCCCTGGACCTGATCGACGCATACCTCTACCAGGTCTACCTGGAAGCTTGCGCGAGAGGCTACAGGTTCAGCCTTTCAAAGATCAGGGTGGTCGAGCTCCATGAAGCAGTAGAGGTAACCCGTGGACAGCTCATTTACGAGTTCAACCACTTAATTAGAAAGCTTGAGAAACGCGACAAGGCCTGGCTTGAAAGAATTAGAGGAGTAGACCCGAGTAGCATTGAAGCCAACCCTGTTTTCAGAGTTGTTGAAGGCGACGTAGAGGAGTGGGAGAAAAGCAATAATAAAAGACTGAAAGACTTCACATAA
- a CDS encoding tripartite tricarboxylate transporter permease, whose protein sequence is MEALVNPVDVLTWGLTGTLMGLLLSWIPGLHIFNLLVLVFALAPGFITSNIYALPYFALGAVVGFSFASSIASTYLSVSDESMMLMLFPSQRYLLAGRGHRAVLLYLIGALTGGVFLAVFMATIGVYAMPVIYNLFSPYYWFILLAIVVFMFMSEYPKEADHGRTPREKLWLAWRQVLGGVLVFFASGILGFIASYSGLLRIEAAYARLTPLFIGFFGFPWVLRNLISRRSIPRQDTRDVVETAPGAVVNGSASGIIGGGIAAFFPIITGGMGALVGGHMASSRGDDTFLISQGAARTVYYTGALFFLFHPTMRITRGSVAWLVGGVYTPKTWAEFYVGAAFIILAAAVSFVVTLYLSKAVARLLTRVSYVYISAATLVFLVSLVYYLTGPVGLVLMLAATSVGFAAMVFNTRLSYCLGSLILPVLANTMGFAGFFLELLGLGG, encoded by the coding sequence ATGGAGGCTTTAGTCAACCCTGTCGATGTTTTAACATGGGGTTTAACAGGCACCCTCATGGGCTTACTGCTATCGTGGATCCCGGGGCTCCACATCTTCAACCTCCTGGTTCTTGTGTTCGCCCTGGCCCCGGGGTTCATAACCTCCAACATCTACGCTCTCCCATACTTCGCCCTCGGAGCTGTAGTAGGGTTCTCGTTCGCCAGCTCCATTGCTTCAACATATCTCAGTGTTTCAGACGAGTCAATGATGCTTATGCTCTTCCCGTCGCAGAGGTATCTGCTAGCGGGGAGGGGTCACAGGGCTGTACTGCTCTACCTGATCGGCGCGTTGACAGGGGGGGTTTTCCTCGCAGTGTTCATGGCAACAATCGGCGTTTACGCAATGCCCGTGATATATAATCTCTTCAGCCCATACTACTGGTTCATCCTGCTGGCAATAGTTGTCTTCATGTTCATGAGCGAGTACCCTAAGGAAGCCGACCATGGGAGGACGCCTAGGGAGAAGCTGTGGCTTGCCTGGAGGCAGGTGTTAGGCGGGGTGTTGGTGTTCTTCGCATCAGGCATACTGGGCTTCATAGCTTCATACTCGGGTTTATTAAGGATTGAAGCAGCGTACGCTAGGCTAACACCCTTGTTCATAGGCTTCTTCGGCTTCCCATGGGTTCTGAGAAACCTTATCTCCAGGAGGAGCATTCCCAGGCAGGATACGAGGGATGTTGTGGAGACGGCTCCAGGCGCGGTCGTAAACGGCAGTGCATCCGGGATAATAGGGGGAGGGATAGCTGCGTTCTTCCCAATAATAACCGGGGGAATGGGGGCGCTGGTTGGGGGGCACATGGCGAGTAGCAGGGGCGACGACACCTTCCTGATCAGCCAGGGAGCTGCTAGAACAGTATACTACACTGGTGCTCTCTTCTTCCTGTTCCACCCAACCATGAGGATAACCAGGGGCTCGGTTGCATGGCTTGTAGGAGGGGTTTACACGCCTAAGACATGGGCTGAGTTCTATGTTGGAGCAGCCTTCATCATCCTAGCAGCAGCCGTCTCCTTCGTTGTCACCCTATACTTGTCGAAAGCCGTGGCACGCCTTCTAACCAGGGTGAGCTACGTCTACATTTCCGCTGCCACCCTAGTGTTCCTCGTGAGCCTCGTATACTATTTGACAGGGCCCGTGGGCCTGGTTTTAATGCTCGCGGCGACAAGCGTTGGCTTCGCTGCAATGGTCTTCAACACGAGGCTGAGCTACTGCCTGGGCTCCCTAATCCTCCCCGTTCTCGCAAACACCATGGGGTTCGCCGGCTTCTTCCTTGAACTGCTAGGGCTAGGTGGTTGA
- a CDS encoding glycosyltransferase family A protein encodes MKICIYGTVFNNVRTIEESVESVWRPEHDIVIVDNYSTDGTWEKLLELRKDYNLKLYRYQCTRGLGRHIALYKCPENSTTAWFDLDTVYTPAYHKAIEYAVETKQVVNAGGLLIVRRELALGKGGWRDLNYGEDVEFVSKIGFHIHLPIVSGFNEIASAYMTKRERRYGGLKRVVKGTLDELRGSAPSIYRLIVSRSKRLAIFYVPARLLGFYRNRRPDNLTWIDLTTLTKAVPLREAGIDEKFFQFGATLTLINLVKGGEKAIDEKALSLVSGSLWKFRLKTRNVRVLYYNTPQLIDKSLIPLVVNVTVLK; translated from the coding sequence TTGAAGATATGCATTTACGGCACAGTATTCAATAACGTCCGCACCATAGAGGAGAGTGTGGAGTCTGTTTGGAGGCCGGAGCACGATATCGTGATCGTGGATAATTACTCCACTGATGGAACATGGGAGAAGCTTTTAGAGCTCAGAAAAGATTACAATCTTAAGCTTTATCGATACCAATGTACTAGGGGATTAGGTAGGCACATAGCACTCTATAAATGTCCAGAAAATTCTACGACTGCATGGTTCGATCTGGATACGGTATATACTCCGGCTTATCATAAAGCGATAGAGTATGCTGTGGAAACAAAGCAGGTTGTGAACGCCGGAGGACTATTGATAGTCAGACGAGAGCTTGCTCTCGGCAAAGGGGGTTGGCGGGATCTGAACTATGGCGAGGATGTGGAGTTTGTTTCAAAAATAGGATTTCATATACACCTACCTATTGTTTCAGGTTTCAACGAGATTGCATCAGCTTACATGACTAAGCGCGAGAGAAGGTACGGTGGGTTGAAGAGAGTCGTGAAGGGAACCCTAGACGAGTTGAGAGGTAGCGCTCCTTCAATATATCGATTGATAGTAAGCAGAAGTAAAAGACTAGCGATCTTCTACGTTCCAGCTAGGTTATTAGGGTTTTACAGGAACCGGAGACCTGATAATTTAACATGGATTGATTTAACCACCCTTACCAAGGCTGTCCCTTTAAGAGAGGCTGGTATAGATGAGAAATTCTTTCAATTTGGGGCTACACTCACTTTGATAAACTTAGTGAAGGGTGGTGAAAAAGCAATTGATGAAAAAGCTTTAAGCCTTGTTTCAGGGAGTCTGTGGAAGTTTCGTCTCAAGACTCGCAATGTCCGGGTCTTATATTACAATACTCCACAGCTTATTGATAAATCGCTTATTCCATTGGTAGTTAATGTGACAGTGTTGAAGTAG
- a CDS encoding metal-dependent hydrolase, with protein MRGWTHYLSGLAMAMFFPPLLSDLVKGVMWPVLAGVSAYLPDFLDFKFKKFLWRVDYLVDPAPRDPLRKLSPRRIRVSELSQGLRWRLYYLEGRIEDVLEEREGYARFKLADETGSVVVVARNGDYEKLRRMLGSSIKELAASGRRVRIPGYLEVDEGGSVYWNVADAPHPQYVADAVARAIDEAYETGRMVTVKIHNIRMPGDFYRRFLIQYDSKNRRIIVHMGPLVSTGGLPLEGTEPPEYRRIGVAETKHAFRKVYPRPTVIDAFSGPEIGYEKVGDVVEEVFIPWHRGFSHSLTASVVIGGLIGLATLALGYANWFYLAVASMLGHAMHVLEDQLGFMGSVLFPPLTKRRIPGLMLGPSRQGLINFATNWLMLALAAWNVNRFMPEISPGMPKPIELSNTLPVTPAAGDALLLLLLALPAIAIYAWGVLDRRRFLIKQKERLEEEKAKEAVEEAYEEVGGY; from the coding sequence ATGAGAGGGTGGACGCACTACTTGTCCGGTCTAGCAATGGCAATGTTCTTCCCGCCCCTGCTCTCAGACCTTGTCAAAGGAGTCATGTGGCCGGTTCTAGCAGGGGTTTCAGCATACCTGCCAGACTTCCTGGACTTCAAGTTCAAGAAGTTCCTGTGGAGAGTGGACTACCTCGTGGATCCCGCCCCAAGGGATCCGTTGAGAAAACTCTCCCCCAGGAGGATAAGGGTTAGCGAGCTCTCCCAGGGCTTGAGATGGAGGCTTTACTATCTTGAGGGGAGGATCGAGGATGTGCTGGAGGAGAGGGAGGGTTACGCGAGGTTTAAGCTAGCGGATGAAACCGGGTCGGTGGTAGTGGTCGCCAGGAACGGGGATTACGAAAAGCTTAGGAGAATGCTCGGGTCAAGCATTAAGGAGCTGGCAGCATCGGGCAGGAGGGTGAGGATACCGGGCTACCTGGAGGTGGACGAGGGTGGCTCAGTCTACTGGAATGTTGCGGACGCCCCACACCCGCAGTATGTTGCAGACGCTGTTGCAAGAGCTATTGACGAGGCTTACGAGACCGGGAGGATGGTAACCGTTAAAATACACAATATAAGGATGCCGGGGGACTTCTACAGGAGGTTCCTAATCCAGTACGACTCCAAGAACAGGAGGATAATCGTTCACATGGGCCCGCTGGTCTCCACTGGAGGCTTACCCCTCGAGGGGACAGAGCCCCCTGAGTACAGGAGGATAGGGGTTGCTGAGACGAAGCATGCTTTCAGAAAGGTCTACCCTAGGCCAACAGTGATAGATGCTTTCTCAGGCCCCGAGATAGGTTATGAGAAAGTGGGGGATGTTGTCGAGGAGGTGTTCATACCGTGGCACAGGGGCTTCTCCCACAGCTTGACAGCGAGCGTGGTGATCGGTGGGTTAATAGGGCTTGCAACCCTTGCACTAGGCTACGCTAACTGGTTCTACCTCGCAGTAGCGTCAATGCTGGGACACGCGATGCATGTCCTGGAAGACCAGCTGGGCTTCATGGGCTCGGTCCTATTCCCGCCGTTGACGAAGAGGAGGATACCTGGGCTGATGCTGGGGCCGAGCAGGCAGGGCTTGATAAACTTCGCGACAAACTGGCTGATGCTAGCGCTGGCTGCTTGGAACGTGAACAGGTTCATGCCCGAGATCTCTCCCGGCATGCCCAAGCCGATAGAGCTGTCCAACACTCTCCCCGTTACACCAGCGGCAGGGGATGCCCTGCTACTCCTCCTACTAGCACTCCCAGCCATCGCGATCTACGCTTGGGGCGTGCTGGATAGGAGAAGGTTCCTCATAAAGCAGAAGGAGAGGCTTGAGGAGGAGAAGGCTAAAGAGGCTGTTGAGGAAGCTTACGAGGAGGTTGGAGGATACTAG